A stretch of DNA from Synechococcus sp. PROS-9-1:
GTGGTCTGGAGCCAGAAACGATTCTGCTCATGGCTGCACCTCATCATTGCCATCAACTTCAAGTTGCGGATACGTACCGATAGGCCGAGGAAAACCCACACGAGTCATCAGATTCCTTGGACCTTCTCCACGGAACCAACCAATCACACCCTCAGGCAATGCCGTCACCACAAGAATGAACAACCCACCTTGGATAAACAGCCAGCTCTGGGGCATGGCTTCGCTCACCAGGCTCTTGGCGTAGTTGATCGCAACCGCTCCGAGGATCGCGCCAACAAGGGTGCCGCGACCACCAACAGCCACCCAAATCACCATCTCGATTGAGAACGGCACCGTCATGAATTGGGGGGACACAATTCCAGACTGAACGGTGTAAAGAGCTCCACCAATGCCAGCCAAACTGCCAGCAATGGCAAAAACTAACGTCTTAAACAACGTGGGGTTGTACCCCGCGAAGCGCAGGCGCGGTTCATCATCTCGAATGGCAATCAGCACATCGCCAAAGCGACCACGCACCACCCAGCGCACAAACAGCCACATCAGGATCACCATCACAGCAGTGACCCAAAAAAAGCCACGCTGCATCTCCGCCGACCCCACCATCTGACCGAACAACTGGGTCACATCGGTCTTGAGTCCATTGGTTCCATTAATCAATTTCTGCTGACCGTTGAAGAAGTTAAAAAACACCAACAACGCAGCTTGGGTAAGGATTGAGAAATAAACACCCTTAACGCGATTTCGAAAAACCAGGTTGCCAAGCAGGCCAGCCAACAGCCCAGGGACCAGCCAAATCGCCACCAGGGTGAACCATGGCGAATGGAACGGCTGCCAGAAAGCAGGTAGACGATCTACCCCATAGAGGGTGAAAAACTCAGGGATGCCGTTGAGTAAATCTCCCGAGCTGTTCAGCTGCAAGTACATCGCAGCCGCATATCCGCCGAGTGCAAAGAAAATGCCCTGGCCAAGGCTGAGCAGGCCTGTGAAACCCCAAATTAAATCGATGCCCAGAGCAACAATGGCCAACGCAAGGAAGCGGCCCAAAAGATTGAGTCGAAACACGGGCAGCACCGATGGTGCCGCCACGATTGCCGCAATGATCAACACCCAGAGAATCACCAGGGGCCATCGGCGTTGTTGAAAAGCATTCATCATTGTTTTAAGCCTCCACCATGCGTCCCTTCTGCGGGAAGAGGCCCGCTGGACGGAACTGCAAGAACACCACAATCAAGGCGAACACCAAGACCTGAGCCATGCTGGTTGTGGCAAAAAAGGTCACAGTTCCAGCCAAAGGCGACGGCATATCTGGCCAGATCGTGAGCAATCGTCCGGCCCCAATGAGGTCCGTTAACAAGCCGATCGCAAAGGAGGCAAGAACGGTGCCGAGCAGGTTGCCAACACCTCCGAGCACCACAACCATGAAGCAGCCCACGATGTAAGAACCACCAACATTTGGGCCGACGGAACCTAAAAGTGACACCGCTACGCCAGCCACACCGGCCAGGCCAGAGCCGATACCAAAGGTGAGCACGTCAACGGTGTCGGTAGGAATGCCAAGGCAATCACTCATCGAACGGTTCTGAGTTACGGCACGAATGCGCATCCCCCAGACGCTTCGATTGAGGAACCATGTAACACCGACCACTGCGACGATCGTCATCACGATGATCACCAGGCGTGGAACCGGGAACGTGATATCCATCCACTCGATGCCACCCCGCATCCACTTCGGTGCCGTGACGTCGACATTGCGGGATGTGGCCCGGGCAATGCGACTGATCTGCGACGCCAAAACACCAGCAAGCAAGACACCGCCAAGGGCAGACACCGCCCAGGTGATGGCGCGGTTGATGCGTGCCCGAGCTCCTTCAAAAAACCGATGAGGCAGCACCAATGGCAAACCAAATCCGAGCACCAAAGCCAGGATCAGCCCAGCCGCATGCGCTAAAGGAACACTGCGAACAAACTGCTGCAAAATCAAACTCACACCCCAAGTAGCCAGCAACGTCTCCAACGGACTGCCATAAAGACGTCGAATTACTGTGCGTTCAAGAAGGATCCCAACGACTCCACTGACAACGAATGCCAAAGGAATTGCCACCAATACATAGAGGCCATAAATAGGTTGAAAAGCGGGAAGCTTGAAGACCATTTGCACCACGTAAGTGGTGTAAGCCCCAAGCATCATCAACTCACCATGGGCAAGATTGATCACACCCATCAAACCAAAAACAATGGCCAATCCAAGAGCGGCCATCATCAGCACTGAGCCGATTGCGACACCATTGAAGAGGCTTTCTAGCAGCAGTTGCACGAGCTGAAATCAAGGACAAAAAAACAACAAAAGGAGGAGTCCGTAACCGAACTCCTCCCTTGAATCACAAGAAGATCAAGATATCTGAGATACAGAGATCAGAGCTTGTACTTGCCACCTTTTGATGCATCAGTCCAATCACAGGCATAGCCTTTGGAATCTGGGTGAATTTGGTTCCAAGCCTGTGGTGCAATAGGTCCATCGGTCTCCTCGAGGATGTCGAACTGACCATCAGCTGTGATTTGACCGATACGGACAGTCTGAGACAAGTGATGGTTTGGCATCACTTCCACAGGACCCTGCGGTGCATCAAAGGTGATGCCCACGAGAGCTTCACGAACCTTGTTGTCATCGAAGGAGTTGGCCTTCTCGACAGCTGCTTTCCACAGATAAACCATGTTGTAGGCCGACTCCTGAGGGTCAGCGACCTGGCGGTCTTCACCATATTTAGCCTTGAAGTCTGCAGCAAACTTCTTGGATGCAGGGGTGTCGATCGACATCATGTAGTTCCAAGCGCCGTAATGGCCTTCCAGGAACTCAGATCCAATCGTGCTGATCTCTTCTTCCGCAATGGAGTAGTTCATCACGTAGTAGCCGTTGGCTGGTGTGATGCCAGCGTCCTGGATCTGCTTAAAGAAGGCGACGTTCTGGTCACCATTCAGGGTGTTGATGATGACACCGCCGTCAGGCAAAGCCTTTTTGATTTTGGCGATGATCGGTGCAACTTCTGTATTACCGAGTGGAAGGTAGTCCTCACCGACAACGGTTCCACCAAGCTGCTCAACTTGGGATTTAGTAATCGTGTTGGACGTCCGTGGGAAGACGTAATCAGAACCAACTAAGAAGAAAGGCTTGCCAGCGGCAGGCGACTTCTCATACATAAATTTGGTTGCGGGCTCCGACTGCTGGTTCGGAGTCGCTCCGGTGTAGAAGATGTTGTTAGAACACTCCTGTGCTTCGTACTGAATCGGGTAGTAGAGGAAAGCATCCTTCGATTCGTAAACCGGAAGCATTGCCTTGCGGCTAGCAGAGGTCCAGCCACCGAAAACAACAGGTACTTCGTCCTGATCGATGAGTTTTTTGGACTTCTCAGCGAAAGTGGGCCAATCAGAGGCACCGTCTTCGACGATGTAGTCAATTTTGTACTTCTTGCCATCAACTTCCACACCACCGGCTGCATTGATTTCATCAATGGCCATCTTTTCTGTATCCACCAAGGTGGACTCAGAAATCGCCATGGTGCCCGTCAAGGAATGGAGGATCCCGACAGTGACGTTGTCGTCATATTCGACGTTGGAGGCCTTCTCATCGCCACCACCGCACGCAGTGACGGCCAGACCCAGCGACGCTGCGGCCATGCCGGCAAATAGACGCTTGGACAATGATGAACTCATGAGTACCGAAAACAAGTGAAACGGCGCTTAAACGCCGGAGAACGAAAGGTACAGATCAAGAGCAAGGGGTTCCTGTATCAATCGGGACAATTTGGCCGGTAAACACCTAAATACGCTTCACTTTGGTAGCTGTTGCAACACAAACGCTTCCACGCGATCGAGTCCTTCCCCAGTTCGAAGATTGGTAAAGCACCAGGGTCGATCCCCCCGCATCCTCAGCGTGTCCTGTTCCATGACTGCTAGATCGGCACCAACGAGAGGAGCCAGATCAATCTTGTTAATCACCAATAAATCCGACCGTGTAATTCCTGGGCCACCCTTACGTGGAATCTTGTCCCCAGCCGCTACATCAATCACATAGAGACAAAGGTCCACTAATTCGGGACTAAAGCTGGCCGCAAGATTGTCGCCACCGCTTTCAACCATCACCAGATCAAGCCCAGGGAACTGACGCTCCAGGTCACTCACAGCAGCTCGGTTGATGGAGCAGTCTTCTCGTATCGCCGTATGGGGGCACCCCCCGGTTTCAACACCACGGATCCGCTCCGGCTCCAACACACCTGAGCGCGTCAGGAATTGGGCATCCTCTTGCGTATAGATGTCATTGGTCACTACCGCTAATTGCAGGCGATCGCGCAATCTCCTGCAGAGCGCTTCCACGAGCGCTGTCTTGCCAGAGCCCACCGGACCGGCGACGCCAAGCCTGAGTTTGCTGCTCATCAGCTCCGGAACAATCGTGAATACAACTCAGCATGAGCCAACTGGGCGAGCCCTGCACCAGCACCACCACTCCAAAGTGCCTTCGGATCCTGAGCTCTCAAAACAAGAGCCTGTGAACTGATCATCGGCATCAATTGCTTCTGGATCCTTTGAGCCGTGGTGGGGCCAATTGGAACTAAGCGGACCGCTGCACTGAGCTGATTCGCAACCCAGCCATACAAATAACCCTCAACCATCTCCAGCTCAGAAATCTTCAAGGAAAGGGCTGCCCACGCCCAGGCCGCGGGCCAAGCCAGAACCACTGGTTGAGGCAATGGATGTCCAAGATCAGCCATCAACTCCAGCAATGAACCGCCCATCTGTGTTTGCTGGGCACGCATCTCAGCCGACTCCCTCACAGCCAGCAACCAGCCATCCAAAGAGATCAAGTCGCTGGGCATCACTGACCGTTCTTCCTCCCAGCTTTGAAGTTGAACGCGCAATGGATTTAACGCCGCAGCCTCCAACCTCAGTGCACCCCTCTGAAGCTCAGCTTCAATCCAATGTTGAAGATCGCATGCATCGATCAGAGAACCGTTTTGGATCAAAACTTCAAGACCCTCGGAATAACTGAATGCACCAACGGGCAAGGCAGGACTCACCAACTGCAGTAATGCAAGCGATGTCATGAGTGCTGATGACCGATATAGGCACCGCCTTCAGGCATGAATGGACGACAGCACCGTGTCACCTTCAATCCACGACCGTTGAGCATGGTGGCGAGCACGGAGTCATCGAGCAACAACAGCTCATGCTCATGCAACTCAAGAGCCACATGGCGATTTCCTAGGTGATAAGCAGCCTCAAGCAATGCCAACGGCGTTGCTGCCTCCACTCGCAACAACTCCTCAGGAGCAGCGGTAACCAGCACATGCAGCTGCTCATGCGAATCGGTAAGGCGATCACCAGGCATCAAGGCGCGCTCGCGCGGCAACTGCAACAACACCTCTCGACCACAGGCTGTGCGACGACGGCCACGCAGCACCGTGCGCTGGTGGGCGCTCAGCGGCAACTCCATCACCGAGAGGCTGCCGTTGGGCGATAACTCCTCAGA
This window harbors:
- a CDS encoding branched-chain amino acid ABC transporter permease, which codes for MQLLLESLFNGVAIGSVLMMAALGLAIVFGLMGVINLAHGELMMLGAYTTYVVQMVFKLPAFQPIYGLYVLVAIPLAFVVSGVVGILLERTVIRRLYGSPLETLLATWGVSLILQQFVRSVPLAHAAGLILALVLGFGLPLVLPHRFFEGARARINRAITWAVSALGGVLLAGVLASQISRIARATSRNVDVTAPKWMRGGIEWMDITFPVPRLVIIVMTIVAVVGVTWFLNRSVWGMRIRAVTQNRSMSDCLGIPTDTVDVLTFGIGSGLAGVAGVAVSLLGSVGPNVGGSYIVGCFMVVVLGGVGNLLGTVLASFAIGLLTDLIGAGRLLTIWPDMPSPLAGTVTFFATTSMAQVLVFALIVVFLQFRPAGLFPQKGRMVEA
- the ureG gene encoding urease accessory protein UreG encodes the protein MSSKLRLGVAGPVGSGKTALVEALCRRLRDRLQLAVVTNDIYTQEDAQFLTRSGVLEPERIRGVETGGCPHTAIREDCSINRAAVSDLERQFPGLDLVMVESGGDNLAASFSPELVDLCLYVIDVAAGDKIPRKGGPGITRSDLLVINKIDLAPLVGADLAVMEQDTLRMRGDRPWCFTNLRTGEGLDRVEAFVLQQLPK
- the urtA gene encoding urea ABC transporter substrate-binding protein produces the protein MSSSLSKRLFAGMAAASLGLAVTACGGGDEKASNVEYDDNVTVGILHSLTGTMAISESTLVDTEKMAIDEINAAGGVEVDGKKYKIDYIVEDGASDWPTFAEKSKKLIDQDEVPVVFGGWTSASRKAMLPVYESKDAFLYYPIQYEAQECSNNIFYTGATPNQQSEPATKFMYEKSPAAGKPFFLVGSDYVFPRTSNTITKSQVEQLGGTVVGEDYLPLGNTEVAPIIAKIKKALPDGGVIINTLNGDQNVAFFKQIQDAGITPANGYYVMNYSIAEEEISTIGSEFLEGHYGAWNYMMSIDTPASKKFAADFKAKYGEDRQVADPQESAYNMVYLWKAAVEKANSFDDNKVREALVGITFDAPQGPVEVMPNHHLSQTVRIGQITADGQFDILEETDGPIAPQAWNQIHPDSKGYACDWTDASKGGKYKL
- a CDS encoding urease accessory protein UreF, whose translation is MTSLALLQLVSPALPVGAFSYSEGLEVLIQNGSLIDACDLQHWIEAELQRGALRLEAAALNPLRVQLQSWEEERSVMPSDLISLDGWLLAVRESAEMRAQQTQMGGSLLELMADLGHPLPQPVVLAWPAAWAWAALSLKISELEMVEGYLYGWVANQLSAAVRLVPIGPTTAQRIQKQLMPMISSQALVLRAQDPKALWSGGAGAGLAQLAHAELYSRLFRS
- the urtC gene encoding urea ABC transporter permease subunit UrtC is translated as MMNAFQQRRWPLVILWVLIIAAIVAAPSVLPVFRLNLLGRFLALAIVALGIDLIWGFTGLLSLGQGIFFALGGYAAAMYLQLNSSGDLLNGIPEFFTLYGVDRLPAFWQPFHSPWFTLVAIWLVPGLLAGLLGNLVFRNRVKGVYFSILTQAALLVFFNFFNGQQKLINGTNGLKTDVTQLFGQMVGSAEMQRGFFWVTAVMVILMWLFVRWVVRGRFGDVLIAIRDDEPRLRFAGYNPTLFKTLVFAIAGSLAGIGGALYTVQSGIVSPQFMTVPFSIEMVIWVAVGGRGTLVGAILGAVAINYAKSLVSEAMPQSWLFIQGGLFILVVTALPEGVIGWFRGEGPRNLMTRVGFPRPIGTYPQLEVDGNDEVQP
- the ureE gene encoding urease accessory protein UreE is translated as MDVGLIVLDHRLRSEELSPNGSLSVMELPLSAHQRTVLRGRRRTACGREVLLQLPRERALMPGDRLTDSHEQLHVLVTAAPEELLRVEAATPLALLEAAYHLGNRHVALELHEHELLLLDDSVLATMLNGRGLKVTRCCRPFMPEGGAYIGHQHS